One window of the Archangium primigenium genome contains the following:
- a CDS encoding methanobactin export MATE transporter MbnM: protein MARRMATRWMGWMAAAWLVAGCEGPAPEPTPEEDTYDWRLPAGFPKPQVPRDNPMTEAKVQLGRRLFYDERLSFNETQSCASCHEQARAFTDGKLHGVGSTGQVHRRNAQGLANIAYATSLTWANPALTTLEAQALTPLFGNEPVELGFGDKQDVLLERLRADPELVARFAEAFPKEAEPVSLGTLVRALSSFQRSLLSGNAPYDQYLYGGKKDALTAQMKRGMELFFSERLECNHCHAGFNFQDATVHADSSEATMPFHNTGLYNEDGKGAYPLKDRGVIELTGVPEDMGRFRAPSLRNVAVTAPYMHDGSIATLSEVLDHYAAGGRAHGLDASRVSPVQSSFVRRFVLTPQEKEDVLAFFDALTDTDFLTDPRFADPALHP, encoded by the coding sequence ATGGCACGGCGCATGGCGACACGGTGGATGGGATGGATGGCGGCGGCCTGGCTGGTGGCGGGCTGCGAGGGCCCGGCGCCCGAGCCCACACCCGAGGAGGACACCTACGACTGGCGCCTGCCGGCGGGTTTTCCCAAGCCGCAGGTGCCTCGGGACAACCCGATGACTGAGGCGAAGGTGCAGCTCGGCCGGCGCCTCTTCTACGACGAACGGCTGTCCTTCAATGAGACCCAGTCCTGTGCCTCCTGCCATGAGCAGGCGCGTGCCTTCACGGACGGCAAGCTCCACGGCGTGGGCAGCACGGGACAGGTTCACCGCCGCAACGCCCAGGGTCTGGCCAACATCGCCTACGCCACGAGCCTCACGTGGGCCAACCCCGCGCTCACCACCCTGGAGGCCCAGGCCCTCACGCCCTTGTTCGGCAACGAGCCCGTGGAGCTGGGCTTCGGGGACAAGCAGGACGTGTTGCTGGAGCGGCTGCGCGCGGATCCGGAGCTCGTGGCGCGCTTCGCCGAGGCCTTCCCGAAGGAGGCCGAGCCCGTGTCCCTGGGCACGCTCGTACGGGCCCTGTCCAGCTTCCAGCGCTCGCTGCTGTCGGGCAACGCGCCGTACGATCAGTACCTCTACGGCGGCAAGAAGGACGCGCTCACGGCGCAGATGAAGCGCGGCATGGAGCTGTTCTTCTCCGAGCGCCTGGAGTGCAACCACTGCCACGCGGGCTTCAACTTCCAGGACGCCACGGTCCACGCCGACTCGTCCGAGGCCACCATGCCCTTTCACAACACGGGCCTCTACAACGAGGACGGCAAGGGGGCGTACCCGCTCAAGGACAGGGGCGTCATCGAGCTGACGGGCGTGCCCGAGGACATGGGCCGCTTTCGCGCGCCCTCGCTGCGCAACGTGGCCGTCACCGCGCCCTACATGCACGACGGCAGCATCGCCACGCTCTCCGAGGTGCTGGACCACTACGCCGCGGGCGGCCGGGCCCATGGGCTCGACGCCAGCCGCGTGAGCCCCGTGCAGAGCAGCTTCGTGCGCCGCTTCGTCCTGACGCCCCAGGAGAAGGAGGACGTGCTGGCCTTCTTCGATGCGCTGACGGACACGGACTTCCTGACGGATCCGCGCTTCGCCGACCCCGCGCTCCATCCCTGA
- a CDS encoding imelysin family protein has translation MTQPRISAPSAPPRRTVALVVTLLTALPACRESTSKPRPPAGTDTVRAELLSAAGTCVLTTAREFQTRAVALEQAAQAYAAGPDATTRDAVRTAYGRAMDTWQQLEVMQVGPAAPRSQPGGGDVRDNIYSWPLINRCSIEEQVVSKGYEASGFNTTLVTRRGLFVLEYLFYYEGADTACGASSPIVSSGSWAALSETEREARKRAYAGVLATDVRARADELVRAWDAGGGDFQRTLATAGSGNAVYPSTQLGMNALSDALFYLEGIVKDQKLARPLGLRDCESNICPEALESPFARRTKANLRANLEGFRRVFEGCGTNYEGVGFDDVLTAAGSEALATKMRERLVSAQAALDAIQAPTLHEALEKDKASVRTLYDRVKGVTDVLKTELVSVLDLELPSTLEGDND, from the coding sequence ATGACCCAGCCCCGAATCTCCGCCCCGTCCGCGCCTCCGCGCAGGACGGTGGCGCTCGTCGTCACGCTGCTCACCGCCCTGCCCGCCTGCCGCGAGTCGACGAGCAAACCCCGGCCGCCCGCGGGGACGGACACGGTGCGGGCGGAGCTGCTGAGCGCCGCGGGCACGTGCGTGCTGACGACCGCGCGGGAGTTCCAGACGCGGGCGGTGGCGCTGGAGCAGGCGGCCCAGGCGTACGCGGCGGGGCCGGACGCGACCACGCGCGACGCGGTGCGCACGGCCTATGGGCGGGCCATGGACACGTGGCAACAGCTCGAGGTCATGCAGGTGGGCCCGGCGGCCCCGCGCAGCCAGCCCGGTGGCGGCGACGTGCGGGACAACATCTACTCGTGGCCGCTCATCAACCGCTGCAGCATCGAGGAGCAGGTCGTCTCCAAGGGCTATGAGGCCTCGGGCTTCAACACCACGCTGGTGACGCGGCGCGGGCTGTTCGTGCTCGAGTACCTCTTCTACTACGAGGGCGCGGACACCGCGTGCGGCGCGTCCTCGCCCATCGTGTCCTCGGGCTCGTGGGCGGCGCTGTCCGAGACGGAGCGGGAGGCGCGCAAGCGGGCCTATGCCGGGGTGCTGGCCACCGACGTGCGCGCGCGCGCGGACGAGCTCGTGCGGGCCTGGGACGCGGGCGGGGGCGACTTCCAGCGCACGCTGGCGACGGCCGGCTCGGGCAACGCCGTGTACCCCTCGACGCAGCTGGGCATGAACGCGCTGAGCGACGCGCTGTTCTACCTCGAGGGCATCGTGAAGGATCAGAAGCTCGCGCGGCCGCTGGGCCTGCGCGACTGCGAGAGCAACATCTGCCCGGAGGCCCTGGAGTCCCCGTTCGCGCGGCGCACCAAGGCAAACCTGCGCGCCAACCTGGAGGGCTTCCGCCGCGTCTTCGAGGGGTGCGGGACGAACTACGAGGGCGTGGGGTTCGACGACGTGCTGACGGCCGCCGGCTCCGAGGCGCTGGCGACGAAGATGCGCGAGCGGCTGGTCTCGGCCCAGGCGGCGCTCGACGCCATCCAGGCCCCGACGCTGCACGAGGCGCTCGAGAAGGACAAGGCGTCGGTGCGCACCCTGTACGACCGGGTCAAGGGCGTCACCGACGTGCTCAAGACGGAGCTCGTGTCGGTGCTGGACCTGGAGCTGCCGAGCACGCTCGAGGGAGACAATGACTGA
- a CDS encoding CHAP domain-containing protein, whose protein sequence is MRRLLLAPLCLLAACASRAPGVRPSETPRAPLWVAEPVPLPELAPPPAPVLPPEPPGAVAGVWRAPSEAARVLAAAIVERAVQLVGTRRLGKVARHVPDDCSGLVRLAYLRGGIDLVSHGFLAGENAVSAIYRRAESRGAVHQDNPQPGDLVFFRETYDRNRDGRRNDGLTHVAVVERVEADGALTFIHRGMKGIARSRMNLAFPATHRAGTSGAVLNDYLRPAARGQRAWLTGELFAGFASPEAL, encoded by the coding sequence ATGCGCCGACTGCTCCTCGCCCCTCTGTGCCTCCTCGCCGCCTGTGCCAGCCGTGCGCCCGGGGTCCGGCCTTCCGAGACCCCCCGTGCGCCCCTCTGGGTGGCCGAGCCCGTGCCCCTGCCGGAGCTCGCGCCCCCGCCCGCCCCCGTGCTTCCGCCCGAGCCGCCCGGGGCCGTGGCCGGGGTCTGGCGCGCGCCGAGCGAGGCGGCGCGGGTGCTCGCGGCGGCCATCGTCGAGCGCGCGGTGCAACTCGTGGGCACGCGGCGGTTGGGCAAGGTGGCGCGCCACGTGCCGGACGATTGCTCGGGCCTGGTGCGGCTCGCCTACCTGCGCGGCGGCATCGACCTGGTGAGCCATGGCTTCCTCGCGGGGGAGAACGCCGTCTCCGCCATCTACCGGCGCGCCGAGTCCCGGGGCGCCGTGCACCAGGACAATCCCCAGCCGGGGGACCTCGTCTTCTTCCGCGAGACGTACGATCGCAACCGGGATGGCCGACGCAATGACGGCCTCACCCACGTGGCCGTGGTGGAGCGCGTGGAGGCGGATGGCGCGCTGACCTTCATCCACCGGGGCATGAAGGGCATCGCCCGCTCGCGCATGAACCTGGCGTTTCCCGCCACGCACCGCGCGGGGACGAGCGGCGCCGTGCTCAACGACTACCTGCGGCCGGCGGCCCGGGGACAGCGCGCCTGGCTCACCGGGGAGCTGTTCGCCGGCTTCGCCTCGCCCGAGGCGCTGTAG
- a CDS encoding GNAT family N-acetyltransferase: MAPPLHADAALARRLEHVNALTLADYAHGCARLLPDSGSEVLDLAGGKACFTRPDLPLNRAAGLAMAGPVTPAELDRLEAFYRYHGVPAVVEACPLAHPSLYEGLGARGYRVRHFLQVAFHPLGAALDALPPPPAGLEVSLVGEAERETWVRTLARGFGEREEDAALSFVDLTIGHIASTTPRVRLYLARHGGEVVAGAGLRLHEGIATLFGAATRVGYRRLGAQTALIHARLRDAQALGCELALVATAPEGGSLANEARAGFRVAYTRVLMEGALTGKS, translated from the coding sequence ATGGCCCCTCCTCTCCACGCGGACGCCGCGCTCGCCCGACGGCTGGAGCACGTGAACGCCCTCACCCTCGCGGACTACGCGCACGGCTGCGCGCGTCTGCTGCCCGACAGTGGCTCGGAGGTCCTGGACCTCGCGGGCGGCAAGGCCTGCTTCACGCGTCCGGATCTGCCCCTCAACCGCGCCGCCGGACTCGCCATGGCGGGGCCCGTCACGCCCGCCGAGCTCGATCGCCTGGAGGCCTTCTACCGCTACCACGGCGTCCCCGCGGTCGTGGAGGCCTGCCCGCTCGCGCACCCCTCGCTGTACGAGGGGCTCGGCGCGCGGGGCTACCGCGTGCGCCACTTCCTCCAGGTGGCCTTCCATCCCCTCGGCGCGGCCCTGGACGCGCTGCCCCCACCGCCCGCGGGACTGGAGGTCTCCCTCGTCGGCGAGGCGGAGCGCGAGACGTGGGTGCGCACGCTGGCGCGAGGGTTCGGCGAGCGGGAGGAGGACGCGGCGCTGAGCTTCGTCGACCTCACCATCGGCCACATCGCCTCGACCACGCCGCGCGTGCGGCTCTACCTGGCGCGCCACGGAGGCGAGGTGGTGGCGGGCGCGGGACTGCGCCTGCACGAGGGCATCGCCACGCTCTTCGGCGCCGCCACGCGCGTGGGCTACCGGCGGCTCGGCGCGCAGACGGCGCTCATCCACGCCCGGCTCCGGGACGCCCAGGCGCTGGGCTGCGAGCTGGCCCTGGTGGCCACCGCCCCCGAGGGCGGCTCCCTGGCCAACGAGGCCCGCGCGGGCTTCCGCGTGGCCTACACGCGCGTGCTGATGGAGGGCGCGCTCACAGGGAAATCTTGA
- a CDS encoding MbnP family copper-binding protein has product MMSSASRFLFVASLFAGPWGCGVSDPPEAKPVAVDIPFEARVGAEPFACGRVYTGLGTTGTTYEPKDFRVYVHDVRLVAADGKEVPVTLTDDDLWQYSGAALLDFADKTGQCSEGTQGTNTRLVGTVPEGDYRGLRLTLGLPLSLNHQDVTFAPKPFKDTGLFWGWRRGYFFTRIDGRTTGLRSGHNMHLGSTDCPDVNRETAPTGCAFPNTVPVELVGFVPGQGKVVFDLMRLFEGSNLDTNTPDTSIGCMADQWDPDCAPLFQRLGLAFGTQAANPAAQAFVRWE; this is encoded by the coding sequence ATGATGTCCTCCGCGTCGCGTTTCCTGTTCGTCGCCTCGCTGTTCGCCGGTCCGTGGGGGTGTGGGGTGAGTGATCCGCCCGAGGCGAAGCCCGTGGCGGTGGACATCCCCTTCGAGGCCCGCGTGGGCGCGGAGCCCTTCGCCTGTGGCCGCGTGTACACGGGCCTGGGCACCACGGGGACGACCTACGAGCCCAAGGACTTCCGCGTGTACGTGCACGACGTGCGGCTGGTGGCGGCGGACGGCAAGGAAGTGCCGGTCACGCTCACGGACGATGACCTGTGGCAGTACAGCGGCGCGGCGCTGCTCGACTTCGCCGACAAGACGGGTCAGTGCTCCGAGGGAACGCAAGGGACGAACACGCGCCTCGTCGGCACGGTGCCGGAGGGGGACTACCGGGGCCTGCGCCTCACACTGGGCCTGCCCTTGTCGCTCAACCACCAGGACGTCACCTTCGCGCCGAAACCGTTCAAGGACACGGGCTTGTTCTGGGGCTGGCGCCGGGGCTATTTCTTCACGCGCATCGATGGCCGCACGACAGGCTTGCGCTCGGGGCACAACATGCACCTGGGCAGCACGGATTGTCCCGACGTGAATCGGGAAACCGCGCCCACCGGATGCGCCTTCCCCAACACCGTCCCCGTGGAATTGGTGGGCTTCGTGCCGGGCCAGGGCAAGGTCGTGTTCGACCTGATGCGCTTGTTCGAGGGCTCCAACCTGGACACCAACACACCGGACACCTCGATCGGGTGCATGGCGGACCAGTGGGATCCGGACTGCGCGCCCTTGTTCCAGCGGTTGGGGCTCGCGTTTGGAACCCAGGCGGCGAACCCCGCCGCGCAGGCCTTCGTTCGTTGGGAGTGA
- a CDS encoding HTTM domain-containing protein, translating into MTEAASRLWAWLLAPKDIAALVAFRVALGLLVTVSAVRFLAYGWVEELFNRSRIRFTYWGLDGLTAPSPEGMRWVFVGLAVLGLCVAAGAFYRLSLALLFVTFTYVQLLDVTNYLNHYYLVSLLLGLMCAVPAHRAFSVDAWRRPALRQSWLPAGCTYLLRFQVAVVYVFAGLAKLSGDWLLYAQPLHIWLSARTGLPLVGPLLDERWVAYVAAWSGFLFDTTIVAFLLARRTRPFAYVAVVGFHAATAALFPIGMFPVIMVTAALVFFDPSWPRRPWRSRGAAPELPAPPSPPRPGRGAWVGLGVAVAYGLVQLVLPLRTHFYGGNVLWHEQGMRFSWRVMAREKNGSVLFLVSDPRTGREWHVPPSAYLTRLQEREMSVQPDLILQLAHRIARDYAARAGGPVEVRADARVSLNGRPAEIFLDPQVDLARVEEGLAPKPWIQPAPEGPPVRLRAARTRGAGPGSS; encoded by the coding sequence ATGACTGAGGCGGCCTCGCGCCTCTGGGCCTGGCTGCTCGCGCCGAAGGACATCGCGGCGCTGGTGGCCTTCCGGGTGGCGCTCGGCCTGTTGGTGACGGTGTCGGCGGTGCGCTTCCTGGCCTATGGCTGGGTGGAGGAGCTCTTCAACCGCTCGCGCATCCGCTTCACCTACTGGGGCCTGGACGGACTGACCGCGCCCTCGCCCGAGGGCATGCGGTGGGTGTTCGTGGGGCTCGCGGTGCTGGGGTTGTGCGTGGCGGCGGGCGCCTTCTACCGCCTGTCGCTCGCGCTGCTGTTCGTCACGTTCACCTACGTGCAGCTCCTGGACGTGACGAACTACCTCAACCACTACTACCTGGTGAGCCTGCTGCTAGGGCTCATGTGCGCGGTGCCCGCCCACCGCGCCTTCTCGGTGGATGCCTGGCGGCGCCCCGCCCTACGCCAGTCGTGGTTGCCCGCGGGGTGCACGTACCTGCTGCGCTTCCAGGTGGCCGTGGTCTACGTGTTCGCCGGGCTGGCCAAGCTCTCCGGCGACTGGCTGCTGTACGCCCAGCCGCTGCACATCTGGCTGTCGGCGCGCACGGGCCTGCCGCTCGTGGGCCCCCTGCTGGATGAGCGCTGGGTGGCCTACGTCGCGGCCTGGAGCGGCTTTCTCTTCGACACGACGATCGTCGCCTTCCTGCTCGCGCGGCGCACGCGCCCGTTCGCGTACGTGGCGGTGGTGGGCTTCCACGCGGCCACCGCGGCGCTGTTCCCCATCGGCATGTTCCCCGTCATCATGGTCACCGCGGCGCTCGTCTTCTTCGACCCGTCCTGGCCCCGGCGCCCGTGGCGCTCGCGCGGCGCGGCCCCCGAGCTTCCCGCCCCGCCGTCCCCACCGCGTCCCGGACGTGGCGCCTGGGTGGGACTGGGGGTGGCGGTGGCCTATGGACTGGTGCAGCTCGTCCTCCCGCTGCGCACCCACTTCTACGGCGGCAACGTGCTGTGGCACGAGCAGGGCATGCGCTTTTCCTGGCGGGTGATGGCCCGGGAGAAGAACGGCAGCGTGCTGTTCCTCGTGAGTGATCCGCGCACGGGCCGCGAGTGGCACGTGCCGCCCAGCGCGTACCTCACCCGGCTCCAGGAGCGGGAGATGTCCGTGCAGCCCGACCTCATCCTCCAGCTCGCCCACCGCATCGCCCGGGACTACGCGGCCCGGGCGGGCGGGCCGGTGGAGGTCCGGGCCGATGCGCGCGTGTCCCTCAATGGCCGGCCGGCGGAGATCTTCCTCGACCCCCAGGTGGATCTGGCGCGCGTGGAGGAGGGCCTGGCGCCCAAGCCGTGGATCCAACCCGCCCCCGAGGGACCGCCCGTGCGTCTGCGCGCGGCCCGAACCCGGGGAGCGGGGCCCGGCTCCAGCTAG
- a CDS encoding TonB-dependent receptor family protein yields MWVPAGLVAVFILGGTPVAGQPPDAEVASPASPEPAPPSVPAEPEASEAPDAPARPPDAAIPNLAPPPRFESVVVGTSEARTSGSVHIIKPEKLERFELDNPQAILQTVPGVYARGEDGFGLRPNIGLRGANPDRSKKVTLLEDGVLFGPAPYSAPAAYFFPVMTRMQSVRVLKGPSAIQQGPQTVGGSVDFLSRDIPSTESFGLDLAGGQYAYGKAHGFYGASTERMGFLVEGVHLRSDGFKVLDGGPDRGFQGNGNTGFRKNEWVVKSRYRLVPEGPVRQSLQLKLSYSDEVSDETYLGLTDADFRDNPLRRYGASRMDRMVFYRTQGVLSHVLESDDFTLTTSVYRQDIDREWRKVNRFRGASITDVLGDPTSARNSIYYGVLTGQIDASTRQETLMIGPNHRVFVSQGVQSVARWTTTTGPVRHNVEAGVRYHYDSIDRLHTEDGFRIIGGELVPDGEKTDVTADNKDSTHALALHLVDALTWRRLVVTPGVRMELIRSKSQDRLADTVDNGGLQVLMPGVGVYGALTSELGLFGGAYRGFSPPAPGQPEAVRPEQSINYEAGARWTRRGERFEVVGFFNDYSNLTDVCTFSNGCLNDNLDRQFDAGQAHIYGLEAYADKTVRTAWGVTFPLSLAYTYTRTRLLESFRSVDPQFGLVQAGDELPYVPRHLLSATVGVEGARWGAYASASFVDVMRERAGQGEIPDGLKTDALLTFDVNANYQLTRWAQLYLSVRNVTNELGIVGRRPFGARPNAPRTGLLGLKISL; encoded by the coding sequence ATGTGGGTTCCGGCGGGGCTCGTCGCGGTGTTCATTCTCGGTGGCACGCCTGTCGCGGGGCAGCCTCCGGATGCGGAAGTCGCCTCCCCCGCCAGCCCGGAGCCCGCGCCGCCGTCGGTGCCGGCCGAGCCCGAGGCGTCCGAAGCACCCGATGCGCCCGCGCGCCCCCCGGACGCGGCGATCCCCAACCTCGCGCCCCCGCCCAGGTTCGAGAGCGTGGTGGTGGGCACCTCGGAGGCGCGCACCAGCGGCTCGGTGCACATCATCAAGCCGGAGAAGCTCGAGCGCTTCGAGCTCGACAACCCGCAGGCCATCCTCCAGACGGTGCCGGGTGTCTACGCGCGAGGCGAGGACGGCTTCGGGCTCCGGCCGAACATCGGTCTGCGCGGCGCCAACCCGGACCGCAGCAAGAAGGTCACCCTCCTGGAGGATGGGGTCCTCTTCGGCCCGGCGCCCTACTCGGCGCCCGCCGCCTACTTCTTCCCCGTGATGACGCGCATGCAGTCGGTGCGGGTGCTCAAGGGCCCCTCGGCCATCCAGCAGGGTCCCCAGACGGTGGGCGGCTCGGTGGACTTCCTCTCCCGCGACATCCCCTCCACCGAGAGCTTCGGGTTGGATCTGGCGGGTGGCCAGTACGCGTACGGCAAGGCCCACGGCTTCTACGGCGCGAGCACCGAGCGCATGGGCTTCCTCGTGGAGGGCGTGCACCTGCGCAGTGACGGCTTCAAGGTGCTCGACGGGGGCCCGGACCGGGGCTTCCAGGGCAACGGCAACACGGGCTTTCGCAAGAACGAGTGGGTGGTGAAGAGCCGCTACCGGCTCGTGCCCGAGGGCCCCGTGCGCCAGAGCCTCCAGCTCAAGCTCAGCTACTCGGACGAGGTCTCGGACGAGACGTACCTGGGGCTGACCGACGCGGACTTCCGGGACAATCCGCTGCGGCGCTACGGCGCGAGCCGCATGGATCGCATGGTGTTCTACCGGACCCAGGGCGTGCTCAGCCACGTGCTGGAGAGCGACGACTTCACGCTCACGACGAGCGTCTACCGCCAGGACATCGACCGGGAGTGGCGCAAGGTGAACCGCTTCCGGGGCGCGTCCATCACGGACGTGCTCGGGGATCCGACGAGCGCGCGCAACAGCATCTACTACGGCGTGTTGACGGGCCAGATCGACGCCTCCACGCGGCAGGAGACGCTGATGATCGGGCCCAACCACCGTGTCTTCGTGTCGCAGGGCGTGCAGAGCGTGGCGCGGTGGACCACCACCACGGGCCCGGTGCGCCACAACGTGGAAGCGGGCGTGCGCTACCACTACGACAGCATCGACCGGCTGCACACCGAGGACGGCTTCCGGATCATCGGCGGCGAGCTCGTGCCGGACGGCGAGAAGACGGACGTCACCGCCGACAACAAGGACTCGACGCACGCCCTGGCGCTGCACCTGGTGGATGCCCTCACCTGGCGCCGCCTCGTGGTGACGCCGGGCGTGCGCATGGAGCTCATCCGCTCCAAGTCCCAGGACCGGCTGGCCGACACGGTGGACAACGGAGGGCTCCAGGTGCTGATGCCCGGCGTGGGCGTCTACGGGGCGCTCACGTCCGAGCTGGGCCTGTTCGGTGGAGCCTACCGGGGCTTCTCCCCGCCGGCGCCCGGACAGCCCGAGGCGGTCCGTCCCGAGCAGAGCATCAACTACGAGGCGGGCGCCCGGTGGACGCGCCGGGGCGAGCGCTTCGAGGTGGTGGGCTTCTTCAACGACTACTCGAACCTCACGGACGTCTGCACCTTCTCCAACGGCTGTCTCAACGACAACCTCGACCGCCAGTTCGACGCGGGCCAGGCGCACATCTACGGGCTCGAGGCGTACGCGGACAAGACCGTGCGCACCGCGTGGGGCGTGACGTTCCCGCTCTCGCTGGCCTACACGTACACGCGCACCCGGCTGCTCGAGTCCTTCCGGTCGGTGGATCCGCAGTTCGGTCTGGTGCAGGCGGGGGACGAGCTGCCCTACGTGCCCCGGCACCTGCTCTCCGCGACCGTGGGCGTGGAAGGGGCGCGCTGGGGCGCCTACGCGAGCGCCAGCTTCGTGGACGTCATGCGCGAGCGGGCGGGGCAGGGGGAGATCCCCGACGGGCTCAAGACCGACGCCCTGCTCACCTTCGACGTGAACGCCAACTACCAGCTCACGCGCTGGGCCCAGCTCTACCTGAGCGTGCGCAACGTGACGAACGAGCTGGGCATCGTGGGCCGCCGTCCCTTCGGCGCCCGGCCCAACGCGCCCCGCACGGGCCTGCTGGGCCTCAAGATTTCCCTGTGA
- a CDS encoding RedB protein, producing MLSRSRVVGVLVLWCGAVAGGLALQWRYDHTPGAREDSPGEWPRTEVLTRGPTGLTLVMLAHPRCPCSRASLQVLASVMERARGRVSAHVLLWVPGRGNADWHEGELWRRAREIPGVQVHADVEGQEARRFGALTSGHTVVYGADGRLVFSGGLTPARGQPEEGAGAEALLALARREVPGEARADVYGCGLRAPGARARERGSP from the coding sequence ATGCTGTCGCGTTCACGGGTGGTCGGAGTGCTCGTGCTCTGGTGTGGCGCCGTGGCGGGGGGCCTCGCGCTCCAGTGGCGCTATGACCACACGCCCGGGGCGCGGGAGGACTCGCCGGGCGAGTGGCCCCGGACCGAGGTCCTGACGCGCGGGCCCACCGGCCTCACCCTGGTGATGCTCGCCCATCCGCGCTGTCCCTGCAGCCGCGCGAGCCTCCAGGTGCTCGCGTCGGTGATGGAGCGGGCGCGCGGGCGGGTGTCCGCGCATGTCCTCTTGTGGGTGCCCGGACGGGGGAACGCGGATTGGCACGAGGGCGAGCTGTGGCGGCGGGCCCGGGAGATTCCCGGCGTCCAGGTCCACGCGGATGTCGAGGGCCAGGAGGCGCGGCGCTTTGGCGCGCTCACCTCGGGCCACACGGTGGTGTACGGCGCGGACGGGCGCCTGGTGTTCTCCGGGGGTCTCACCCCGGCGCGCGGTCAGCCGGAGGAGGGCGCGGGCGCGGAAGCCCTCCTGGCGCTCGCGCGGCGTGAGGTGCCGGGGGAAGCCCGCGCGGACGTGTACGGCTGTGGATTGCGTGCGCCCGGGGCGCGCGCCCGGGAACGGGGGAGCCCATGA
- a CDS encoding methyl-accepting chemotaxis protein has translation MSEWTKHRAQELYEAQELQLHTSTDRMFAVLMGLQFVAGLLAALLLSPRTWTGAESQTHLHVYLALLLGGAINGVPAFFALVHPGKPLTRQVIAVGQAFASALLIHLMGGRMETHFHIFGSLAFLAIYRDYRVLVTYSLVVAMDHLVRGYAFPLSIYGTLGVGPWRWLEHTAWVLFEDAFLIQACLRGVRDAQATCLQQASLEATNTLLMRPLRESVGLLSDASQELTASTSAQRQAHTRQAAALQEAQVTAKEIQVTSAMAAQKAEAVLKVTERADTMARAGEQAVEASLGGLADIGERVRALSEHIVRLNERTQRIGSITHTVKSLADQSNMLALNAAVEAVRSGEHGKGFAVVAREIRNLANQSLTATGRVSDVLEELSSAIRETVALSETGAREVEESLGRTRASGETLRELSGILKDNASSVRQITAAVSQQNLGVTQIFQAVTELTATMDEALERLDSTDRAASSLHEASGRIAEVVHG, from the coding sequence ATGTCGGAATGGACGAAGCACCGCGCCCAGGAGCTGTATGAGGCCCAGGAGCTCCAGCTCCACACGAGCACCGACCGGATGTTCGCGGTGCTCATGGGCCTGCAGTTCGTGGCCGGGCTGCTCGCCGCGCTGCTGCTGTCTCCCCGGACGTGGACGGGGGCCGAGAGCCAGACGCACCTGCATGTCTACCTGGCGCTGCTGCTCGGCGGGGCCATCAATGGCGTGCCCGCCTTCTTCGCCCTCGTCCACCCGGGCAAACCCCTCACCCGGCAGGTCATCGCGGTGGGCCAGGCGTTCGCCTCGGCGCTGCTCATCCACCTGATGGGCGGGCGGATGGAGACGCACTTCCACATCTTCGGCTCGCTCGCGTTCCTCGCCATCTACCGGGACTACCGGGTGCTCGTCACCTACTCGCTGGTGGTGGCCATGGACCACCTGGTGCGCGGCTACGCCTTCCCGCTGTCCATCTACGGCACGCTGGGCGTGGGCCCGTGGCGCTGGCTCGAGCACACCGCCTGGGTGCTCTTCGAGGACGCCTTCCTCATCCAGGCGTGTCTGCGCGGCGTGCGCGACGCCCAGGCCACGTGTCTGCAACAGGCGTCGCTGGAGGCGACCAACACGCTGCTCATGCGGCCTTTGCGCGAGTCGGTCGGCCTCTTGTCGGATGCGTCCCAGGAGCTGACGGCCTCCACCTCCGCGCAGCGCCAGGCCCACACGCGCCAGGCCGCGGCGCTCCAGGAGGCCCAGGTGACGGCGAAGGAGATCCAGGTCACCAGCGCCATGGCCGCGCAGAAGGCCGAGGCGGTGCTGAAGGTGACCGAGCGCGCGGACACGATGGCGCGCGCGGGCGAGCAGGCCGTGGAGGCGTCCCTGGGGGGACTGGCCGACATCGGCGAGCGGGTGCGGGCCCTCTCCGAGCACATCGTGCGGCTCAACGAGCGCACCCAGCGCATCGGCTCCATCACCCACACGGTCAAGAGCCTGGCGGACCAGAGCAACATGCTGGCGCTCAACGCCGCGGTGGAGGCGGTGCGCTCGGGCGAGCACGGCAAGGGCTTCGCGGTGGTGGCGCGGGAGATCCGCAACCTGGCCAACCAGTCGCTCACGGCCACCGGGCGCGTGAGCGACGTGCTCGAGGAACTCTCGAGCGCCATCCGGGAGACGGTGGCCCTCTCGGAGACGGGCGCGCGGGAGGTGGAGGAGAGCCTCGGGCGCACCCGTGCCTCGGGGGAGACCTTGCGCGAGCTGTCCGGCATCCTCAAGGACAACGCCTCGTCGGTGCGGCAGATCACCGCCGCCGTGAGCCAGCAGAACCTCGGCGTCACGCAGATCTTCCAGGCCGTCACCGAACTGACGGCGACGATGGACGAGGCGCTCGAGCGGCTGGACTCCACGGACCGCGCCGCCAGCTCCCTGCACGAGGCCTCGGGCCGCATCGCCGAGGTGGTGCACGGCTGA